Part of the Lotus japonicus ecotype B-129 chromosome 6, LjGifu_v1.2 genome, ATTCTTTCTATTTTGTATTCTTTATAAATATCCATGAATAGCTTGTTAGCATTACTTTAAAATGAATAACCTTTTCCAGTGATTATTTGTTTCTCTAGCATAAACATTGCTGGAAACAGGCCCCCCCATCAATATGACCTTACTTTTAACTTCATCATATACTACTGTCTCCATTGCATGCATTTGCCTATTTGTATGTTTTTAAGATGTTCAAGAACTCAATTATGCTACAATGTTTCTTGTGTTTCATTTATAGCTCATAATAAACTTACCAGCAGCAGAATAACCTACCTACACATTCAGCTTATACACCAAAGTTAAAATATCGAAAAATAGAAATCAGTTCAGCTATGTGATTATCATTCGTATGCACTCTATCATCATACTTAATGCTTCTTGAATAACCTCGTGACTTCCAAAACTCTTAATACTTTCTGAATCAAGATTTGAACAGACTATGCAGCTTCTGAACCAAATCATCAACATAAGAGTTTTCCAGCCCCTTACTGAGCAAGAACTCCCTCCATTTAGCATGATTAGTCCTCACCACTTGACCCACTTCACTATCGCTGTCCATTAGGGTTCTCACTACTTTGCACACATCTTCTTTGGTAAATAGTCCATCTTCACCACTCCTCTTAACCTCCACTCCTACTTTTAAATCTCCACTCATTATTCTTGCATTAATAAATTGATCTCCTGCATGGGGAAGCAGTACCAACTGGCACTCATTGACCATAGCCTCTGTTAATGACCCAGAACCGCAATGAGTCACAAAGCAACCTACAGATGAGTGGCTCAAGATCAGTTGTTGTTGAACCCAATCCCCTTGCACCACCCCTCTTCCCTTTGTTCTCTCTTGAAATCCTTCAGGCAAAGCTGATTCCATTGTTTCAGCTCCTACAGGCGGTTTCAAGGCAGCTAGAAAAGGCATTCCTGTAAGTTCAAACCCCAATAATAGTTCCTGAAATTGATTACTCTTCAATATGCACTCGCTTCCAAATGCACAAAAAATAACTGTTTTGGATTTGAAGCTTCCTAGCCAAGACTCCCATTTTGATTCCAAAGTTGATGTTGGAATGTCTGGCAAAACTGGTCCTGCCAAAAATACTTGCTTTCTCATTTGGTTTTCAAGATACTCACAATAAGGGCCTTCCATTTCTCTGCAAGTTTTGAAAACAATAGCATCACAGCTCGTGAAAGAGA contains:
- the LOC130726847 gene encoding cyanidin 3-O-galactoside 2''-O-xylosyltransferase FGGT1-like, with amino-acid sequence MGVNTFHIAMYPWFALGHLTSYLHISNKLAERGHKISFLMPRNTIPKLEHFNLHPDLISFIPITIPHVDGLPTGSETTADLPFSVHSLLMTAMDLTEPAIEVSLRELRPHMVFFDFTYWLPALASRLGMKALHYCTISPATVGYLISPERKLHLLTEADLRDPPPNFPPSAIRLQPHEARGLATATIKDYGKGVSFRQRQLISFTSCDAIVFKTCREMEGPYCEYLENQMRKQVFLAGPVLPDIPTSTLESKWESWLGSFKSKTVIFCAFGSECILKSNQFQELLLGFELTGMPFLAALKPPVGAETMESALPEGFQERTKGRGVVQGDWVQQQLILSHSSVGCFVTHCGSGSLTEAMVNECQLVLLPHAGDQFINARIMSGDLKVGVEVKRSGEDGLFTKEDVCKVVRTLMDSDSEVGQVVRTNHAKWREFLLSKGLENSYVDDLVQKLHSLFKS